One stretch of Deltaproteobacteria bacterium CG11_big_fil_rev_8_21_14_0_20_42_23 DNA includes these proteins:
- a CDS encoding DUF1328 domain-containing protein produces the protein MLSWALIFFVVAIIAAVFGFGGIAAGAVSIAKTLFFIFLILFVLSLFIPALHRPFY, from the coding sequence ATGTTGTCATGGGCGCTTATATTTTTTGTGGTTGCAATTATTGCTGCTGTTTTTGGTTTTGGTGGAATAGCCGCTGGTGCGGTGAGTATCGCCAAAACACTGTTTTTCATTTTTCTCATTCTCTTTGTTTTGTCCCTTTTCATCCCTGCCCTACACAGGCCATTTTACTAA